The genome window TAATAATATTGAAACAACTAATTGTACCAATGTGGAAACTCCCCCCGTATTCCCTATGTAATCATACAACCCTAATCTTATAATAAAACAAAGAAAAAGCAAAGGCAGATAACTGTCTTTGCTAAAAGATGTGAATAGCGAACAAAAGCACCTGGGCTCCTGTTTAACGACTTGGAGATACAGGAAGTCTCGCTAACATTTTAGTGCTGTGGGACATGGCTGTACCATTAGTAAAAGAAATTAAACTTTCCTTTCTTCATTACTAATCCAAAACCACCTAATTTAAAAAGATAACGATTGTCGATGATTTTCTTCATTACAGAGGCCTTCCAACCGAATACTTTACGGTTATTTAATACAACACCTATCGCATCATCATGTCCAAGTGATGCTACTGTCCCTAAAGATTTAGCTTTAAACGGCTCTGTTGCCTTTCCTTCAATCAATGCCTTAATATTTTGCGCGATAACCGAAGATTGCTGGATTGCAATTTGAGCAGTAGGTGGGAATGCTCGATTTGTTTCTTTATCAACAACCATCGCACAGTCACCGACGACAAATACGTCATCAAATTCTGGTGTACGCAGATCGGTTCTTACTTCTACTTTCCCACGATTCGTCTCAAAACCAGATTGCTCGACAATACCATTTGCCTGTACCCCAGCAGACCATATAACCGTCTTCGTAGGTATCTCACATTTTTTGCCATCTTTTTCGTAAATAACCGAGTCTGATGTGCATTCTTTAATTGCTGCATTTGTAACAAATTCTACACCACGAGATTCAAGAGAGGTCATAGCATATTCAATTAGTTGAGGATCAAAGCCTTGCAGGACTGTAGATGAGGCTTCCAAAATAATAATACGTACAAGTGCTTTCTCGATATCATATTCAGCACTTAGTTCTGGTATACGGTTGATTAGTTCACCTGCAAATTCCATGCCAGTGAATCCTCCGCCACCAATTACAATATTCAAGCGCGCATTATCCTTTTCTTTATCATAATGATAATTCGCAAAATTATATTCTAAATGCTCTCTAATTAAGCGAGCACTATTAATGCTTTCTATTGAGAATGCATGCTCATCAATTCCCGGTATACCAAATGTAGTCTTTTCAAATCCTAAGCCAATGACTAGCATGTCGTATTCCAGTTCGCTGTTTTCCAATTTCACTTTTTTTTCTTCAGGATTAATCGAAACTACGGTATCAAGAATAAAGTCAACCTTATCCTTGTTTACTACTTCTTTAATTGGAATCCTTGTCCGATCATGATGCAATGTACCAGCAGCATTTTCATGCAGCCATGTTGTTTGATAATGATAATCTTCCTTGTTCACCAAGGTAATCCTAATTTGACCTTTTCCAAATAGTTTCTGCAATTTCACAGTAGTCATGATTCCACCATAGCCGGCACCGATGATTACTACATGTGGCTTATGCATAATTTTCACTTCCAATATTCGTAATAATGTTGATTTACTTTAATAGATAAATCATAAGAGTAATCAAAAGATAATCTCTTTGTTACATAAATGTAATATATGCCTATTGCCTATAGTAGCGTTTTTCGCTATTTTTTTCAACCCTAATTCGTTAATTTGTAATTGGAATAAATTTCCAATACGGAATTATTTGTGGTCATATCGCGAGGTAGTTCTACTTTCTAAGCCTAGTTTGCATTGCTACACTGTTTTGATTAGTTTATGGTAGTATAAAGATACGAATAATTTTAATAGATAGAAATGAGGTATTTTTCCATGTCTGAAAAAGTTTATGACATTACTATTATTGGTGCGGGCCCTATTGGTTTGTTTACAGCATTTTACGGCGGAATGCGTCAAGCAAGCGTTAAAATAATTGAAAGTTTACCACAGATTGGCGGCCAATTATCTGCCTTATACCCAGAGAAAGATATTTATGATATAGCAGGTTTTCCTAAGGTTCGTGCTCAGGATTTGGTAGATAATCTGGAAAAACAAGCAAACCTTTTCGATCCTACAATCGTGCTTAATCAAGCAATTGAAGCAGTTGAGCGTATGGAAGATTATTCCTTTAAACTAACATCAAATACCGGAGAATTACATTATACTAAAACAATTATTATCACTGCTGGAAATGGCGCTTTCCAACCTCGGCGCTTAAACATTGGCAATAGTGAGCAGTTTGAAGGAAATAATCTTCATTATTATGTAAAAGATATGAATCAATTCAAAGATCAGCATGTGGCACTTTTAGGCGGGGGTGATTCTGCTGTCGACTGGGCATTAATGCTTGAACCAATTGCAGCTAAAGTAACTCTAATCCATCGGCGTGATCAATTCCGTGCGCATGAGCATAGCGTTGCCAAACTACAAGATTCTTCAGTAAATATTGTCACGCCTTTCGTTCCAACTGAAATTATGACTACAGATAAGATTGAGGGATTAATTTTAGAAGAGGTTAAAGGTGAACGAAAAATAGAGCTTGAGGTTGATTCCATTCTTTGTAACTATGGTTTCATTTCTACGCTTGGTCCAATTAAAGATTGGGGATTAGAAATTGAGAAAAATAGTATCGTCGTCAATTCGAAAATGGAAACAAATATACCTGGAATTTACGCTGCAGGTGACATCTGTACATATGAAGGGAAAGTAAAGCTAATCGCAACTGGCTTCGGTGAAGGACCAACTGCAGTTAATCATGCAAAACAATACATTGATCCAAAAGCGAGACTGCAACCCAAGCATTCCTCCGATATGGATTTACCCGTTTGATATATAATATTAATTTTCATAAAAAAGCAGCACAGGAAGATAATTCCATTGCTGCTTTTTTGCGATCAAGTACTAGCAATCTCCTGGTGTTCCAACGTTTTCTTTCGTTCTAAAGGATGAACCGCATCCACACGATAAGACTGCATTTGGATTGTCGATACTGAATCCTCCGCCCATCATGTTTTGTTTAAAATCGATTGTTGTTCCTTCGATAACAGGAATGTCTTGACTAAAAATTGCAACTGGGATTCCATTTATTTCTTCGACTGTATCTAATTCATTGTTAATTTCATAATCAAACCCTAACGAGTACGATAATCCACTACATCCGCCACCTCTAACCCCAAAACGGAGAACGGCATCTGCGGACTCTTCTTTCATCATTTCTCTTATTTGCATACATGCATTATCTGTTAAATTAATTACCATTACTTTTCCCTCCGATTCCTTATCATACATTGCATCCTATAAATAATTATACAAATAATCATTCTGTTATACAACTAAATGATTTAAGCATTTAGCGCTTTTAGTAAAGTTATTACAATTATAAACTGCAAACTAACTTAGTTGAGAAATTTCTCTCAGGCTGCTCGCTCCAGAAATACACTTCGCGCACCTTAGGGGGGCTGGCTAGCCTTCTTGTGATGCGCACTTCAAAGTCTCTCCGAGGCCCTTCCTCCCGCAGGAGTCTTCGTGTATTTCTTCCGCTGGGGATAGGACTTAATCTAGACTTACCACTAACTATTTCATTTATTTTAGCGAAGCAATTAAGACTCCTGAGAATAGCAACAACTTACCAGATCTAAAATTCATTCATTAGTTCGCAATTTATATCGACTATAAATATCAATAATAAATTGAAAATGCAATAGATTCTATATTGGAACGAGTAACCTCAGTTCCATTTTATAAAGCAGCCAAGCATTATGCCGCCGACTCCTTGAACCTTCTTTATATTACACACATCAATCGCTTAATTCTTTTTATTTACAAAACCACAGGTTAGGAATACAATAATAGAGAATAGTTATCAATTAGGCAAATTTGATTGTATGTGGTAAAATAGAAATAACTTACTCGATAGTTTTTAAAGATTTTCATTTTATTATATAGGTATTGAAAGGGGAAGATGGATTATGCAAGAACAAGTTCAAGAAGTATTAAATAAGTTGCGTCCATTCTTACTGCGTGATGGTGGAGATGTAGAATTGATTGATGTTGATGATGAGGGTATTGTCCTTCTTCGTCTAATGGGTGCTTGTGGTAACTGCCCTAGCTCTACAATTACATTAAAAGCAGGAATTGAACGTGCATTAATGGCAGAAGTTCCTGGTGTTAAAGAAATCGAACAAGTATTTTAAATAACTCATTTTAAAGGCAGACAGCTATTGTCTGCCTTTTTTATTAAGCTCATATCTAATTTTTGATGTTTTTACTGAATTGCCGTTTTTGCACCTGTTCCATTAAGTACTCCTGCGATATTATCCATACAAAGTTGGATCATCTCTGTTCGTGTTTCCTCACTTGCAGAACCAATATGTGGAATACAAACTGCATTATCTAATTGCATAAGCGGATGCTCATTGGTAATTGGTTCGACTTCGAACACATCAAGACCAGCAGCTTTAATCTTATTCGTTCTAAGTGCTTCGACAAGTGCATCCTCATCTACTGTTGCCCCTCGTGAGATATTGATGAAAATAGCAGTCTGCTTCATCTTCTCAAATGCTGCTTCGTTAAAGATTTTACTTGTTTCTGGTGTAAATGGAACAACAGAAACGATGAAATCAGCTTCTCCAATCAATTGCTCGAAGCTTACATACGTTGCTTGTAAATCTTTTTCAGCAACTGGTTTGCGTGAGCGATTGTGGTAAAGAATGTTCATATCGAATCCTTTTGCCCGTCTTGCAATCGCTTCTCCAATTCTGCCCATTCCTACAATACCAATCGTTTTATGATGGATATCAGATCCTGCAAGCAAATATGGAGCCCAATTTTGCCACTGGTTTGTTTTAATATATTGATTTGCTTCTACGATTCGACGTGCAGTAGCCATTAATAAAGCAAATCCTAAATCTGCAGTTGTTTCTGTTAATACATCGGGTGTATTTGTTGCAATGACCCCATGTTTTTTTGCTGCATCTAAGTCAATATTGTCGTATCCTACTGCTAAATTAGAAACTACCTTTAAGTTTGAGGAATGCTGCAAGAGCTCATCATCAATTTTGTCACTTAACATACAGAATAGCCCATCGGCATTTTTAACTTCTTCTAATAAGATCTCTCTCGGAACTGGTTCTTCTTCTTTCTCCCACATACGGATTTCGAATAAATTAGCATATGGAGCAATTACAGCCTCATCTAAACTTCGTGTAATATAAATACGTTGTTTCTCCATCCCTTTTCCCTCTCTCCGTTAGAAAACTTGGTTGTCACCACATATGTAGTAAGAAAGTTTCAATACTTCCTTAACTACCTATATATACCTTACAACAACCATTGTAACACAGGTATATTCCATGTATCGGTATCCACTCCTACACTTTGATAAAATCCACATAATCGTTTTTCATAAATTGTTTGCTGCTCTAACAGATTTGCTAAATCGATGTATAATTGTTCAAAATCTTCACTGACAAACCCCCGAGCAATCAAATCAAATATCGGAATTGGATAAAGCAGCCGTCCATAAATGAGCCGCCAGCTAAATACTGATAGTGGCCGTGCCTCCTGATAATCGAAAAGAAAATTTGTCACCTTCTCATTCGGTTCATTCATAAAATATTGACGTCTAATATATTCCGCAATATCTCGAACAGGATGGTCATAAACTAAATCCTCAGACCATATAACCGGCTCCTGCAGGTGGTTCGCATATCTTTTAAATGTAACGGTGCTTTGGTCCACCTCGTGAAAACGTTGCTCTCCTTCACTCTCCTGCATATATTGAATCGCATTTTCGCTAATTCCAATTAAATATGGTAAGCTATCCATTAAGAGTCGATAATAAGCGGTGGGATGAAGCTTTGCCTCTTGTTCAATTTTCGCTTCAAATACGGTCAATTTCTCAATCCACAGCTTTTTCCATGAGCCATAGCTTGAAATATTTTTAGGCTCATAGCGATAAGCAGAACCTAATTGGTGAAACATCGCCAATGATTTACCATCTGTTTGCCTGTTTTCCTGTTTTAACTGGTGAACTTGGAATACCATATAGCTTTTATCAGCAAAGGAGCTAAACCACTCTCCATTTAAATTTGGAATTGGCATCGTAACTTGCTTATAGTCATTTTCCATTAAGTAATAGGCAAGTGCAGCTTGCTCCATTAAAATTACTTCCCTGTTGTCATTTGTAGTGATAAAATAAAATTGATTCCCTTGTCTGTATCCTTCTTTCCCGTTTAACCATATTTTCTCTTCTACTTGGATATTATAATGAGTAGAAAGTAATTCTCTTAAAGGCACCGAAATCCCTCCCCTTCTTATATTATTACTGTATGATTGGAAACAATATATTTTAACTAAAAATGAGAAAAGGTGATTAATAATGGCTGAAAATACAAGTAAGAGTGCATTGGAAATCAAGGCAAGGGAACTATTGAAAGAACGAGGCGTGGAATTAGAAAATATCGCGGAACTTGTTTATTACCTGCAATCAAGCTACCATGATGATTTAACGATGGAGGAGTGTCTTCATAATGTTGATCGTGTTTTAACAAAGCGCGAAGTTCAAAATGCTGTTTTAACAGGAATCCAATTAGATATTCTGGCGGAGAAAAAACAATTGTCAGAGCCACTACAAACGACAATTGAAAATGATGAGGGCTTATATGGAGTAGATGAAGTTATTGCATTATCGATTGTCAATGTATACGGATCAATCGGATTTACAAATTATGGCTATATCGATAAACAAAAACCAGGCATACTTAAACGGCTAAATGATAAATCAACTGGAGAAGTACATACTTTCTTAGATGATATTATAGGGGCAATTGCTGCTGCCGCTTCTAGTAGACTTGCACATAGCAATGAAAGTTAAGGACTATAAAACGGAGGAAGAATGATAACTCATTCCTCCTCCGTTTTATTTAAAAGAACTTGGCTGTCGATAAATTCTACAAAGCGTTTTCGCAACGAAAAGACTAAACCAACATTAATATATTTATGAACCTAAATTAAACATACTCAATCCATTCCCGTAAACTGTGGACATGATAGACTGGCTGCTTTTCTAGATTTGGTAATTCTTCAAATGGTGTTACACCAGTAAATACCATTAATGTATCAATTCCTGCGTTAATACCTGCACAAATATCCGTATTATAGTTGTCCCCCACCATTAATGTTTCTTCTTTAGATAAACCTAAAATGGCTAATGCTTCCTCCATAATAATCGATTCCGGCTTACCAATGAAAATTGGTGCAACACCAGTACTTACAGTTACAACGCTTGTTAGCGCCCCGTTTCCCGGCAAAAGTCCACGCTCAGTAGGGATAGCAACATCACTATTTGTTGAAATAAACGTTGCTCCATTTCGAACAGCAAGCACTGCTTTCGCATACTTCTCATAACTTATTTCTCGATCAATCCCCACTATAACGTAGTCCGGGTTCTCATCCGTTATAGTAAGCCCATTATCTCGAATGGCAGAGAGAATTCCCTCTTCGCCAATTACATAGCAACGCGCATCCTCTTTTTTACTTTTGATGAAGTTAGCGGTCGCTAAGCTTGTCGTTACTACTTGATTTGGTGTACACAAAATCCCCATTCCATTTAATTTATTCGACACATCCACACTAGTTTTTGAAGAGTTGTTCGTGACAAACAAGTATGGTATGTTTTTTTCAGCTAATGTACGGACAAAGTCTGCAGCAGCTTCAATTGGCTCTGTGCCACGGTACATTGTTCCATCTAAATCAATTAAATAACCTTTATAATTCTTCATTTAATGTCCTCATTTCTGCAGTAAATCTTAGCTTTATTCATTTGAAAATGCATTTGCAACTTCTAATGCATTCTTTAAATAGCTTCGAACATGTACACTAAATTGCTGAAGGGTTTCTTTCTTTTCTAACATCACATCACGTAACATTGTATGGTCAATTGTCCGATACTCGTGAATGAGGGCTTTACGCAAACGGATGAATGTTTTGTAGTCTGCTTCTTCTTCAGCTGGGATTACTTTTTCATCAACAAGAATATCAATAATATCTTCATATCCACCTGGATCACGCATTATAAAACCGTCAATCATCATATTTCCAGCATCGATAATTGATTCGATTAACATATGGATCATTCGTTCAAGGCTTAGCTTTTCCTTAAAGGAATCAAATTGATTATTTCTTGATACCTCGTCTAAAATTTTTTCCATATATAAAAGCGTTTCTTCAATATTACTTTGATCTACGAAATACATATGTATTACCCCCGATTGACATTATATAATAATATCATATCATATATAATAAGATGATACAGACTGGAAAAATGATATTGTAAGCATGATGCGGATTGTAGATTGGAAATAATACAACTAAAGAATACTGTGAAACGAAGAAGGTATGATAGATGATATCGAATTCAATTATTGATATGGATGCAACAGAGATTGCTGAAAAAATTAAACAAGGTGAACTCACAAGTGTTGATACTGTTAAAGCTTATATCAATCATATTAAAAAGGTGAATCCTCATATTAATGCATTAGTGGAAGAGCGCTTTTCCGATGCTTTAAATGAAGCAGATGAGCTGGATCGAGTGAGTCTCAATGGTAAAAATGCCGGACCATTACACGGGGTACCGATTAGTGTTAAAGAATCATTTCATGTTACAAATATGAAAACCACTGCTGGTTTAGTCCATCGACAGGATTTAATCTCGAGGGATGATGCTGCAGTCATTTCCAGACTAAAAGCTAAAGGGGCAATAATTTTAGGTAAAACCAATACTCCTACCCTTTGTTTTAATCAAGAGACCGAAAATAAATTATATGGTAGAACGAATAATCCTTGGGATGTAACAAAGACTGCTGGTGGTTCAAGTGGCGGTGAAGGAGCTCTATTAGCTGTTGGCGGTTCCGCGGTTGGTATCGCCTCTGATATTGGTGGATCTATTCGAATTCCTGCGCATTTTAATGGTGTCGTCGGTTTTAAACCTGGAATGAATCAAGTTTCAGCAGAAGGACATTTTCCTTTACCTAGTAATCCTATTCAAGAAAGGATGTTTGCCGTTGGGCCGATGGGAAAATCAGTTCGTGATATGCGATGGATCTATCAAATTATTTCAGATAAGCCAATTCGAACAAAATATTTGCAATCATTTAAAATAGAAATTTTGCCTAGTAATATGGGCTATCCTTTATCAGATACAACAAAGGAAATTCTGAATGAGATCGAGTACCTTTTGGAGAAATCTGTATCAACGAAACGAACAGTGCCTCCATTTTTTGATGATACTGCACAAATTTGGCAGGACATCATTTCCATGGGAGGAAGTGAATTATTGGAACAGGAAGCATACAGCAATGACCGTTCCAATATTTTTAAGGCATTTCTAAGGGAGAAACTTACGCAAAGAACAACCATTCATCCTAATTTATCCCGTGCAATTATCGCTTCAAAGATGTTCAAACCATCAGCGAAACGAATACGAGAAGTGAAGGAGATTCTTCAGCAAGGTGATATTCGATTAACAGATTATATGCATAATCGAATTTTAATTTTCCCAATCTATCATTCAAGCGCGCTGAAGCATGGCAAGGTTTATCAGGAAATATTTTCATTACGCAAGACGTTTCTAGATGTCATGCCGTATGTTGCCTATGCGAATGTTTGGGGATTGCCTGCTCTATCCATTCCTGTTGGGATAGATGAAAATAATATGCCTATCAGCATTCAGTTAATGAGTGCAATCGGTAATGAGGATATATTATTTCGCTTAGGAAGAATTCTTGAGAAGAAATTTAAGGGCTATTCCCGATGTAAAGACTTTGATTAATAACTAAATAACAATCATAACATTTCTCATTCTGCAAAAGCTATAATGCTCAAAACGTTAAGGAAAGGATGTTTGTTATGATAAAAAAGAAAAAGAACTATACCGATTTTCAAAATGTAGTGGCAAATAAAAATAATGTCGTTCCAGAAGAATTTCCTGACGGTGCATTTGGTTCCGCTAAGAAAGAAAAAGGAAATCCTGCCAATAAAAGCAAATGAAAATAAACAGCCACCGTTCCAAACGAAACGATGGTTGTTTATTTTGTAACCTTCTTTATGACAAAATACGCACAGCCGAAATTGCAGTATTCATATAAGTAATCATCCAATGTATTGATTTGCATATCAATCGCAGCCTTTGGATGTCTGTCTCGATAAAACCCTTTTAATCGAAGCTGATCATAACCCCAGTCCCCAACGATATAATCGTACTTCGCTAATATATCTGAATAACGTTCTTTTAAAGCTGTTTCTTGAAAGCCATTCTTAATATTCTCCACAATTTCATAATGTTTTCCATGTAACTCGATCAAAACCATTCACCCCTATCACTGCTATTAGTTTACCATAAATATATTCAAGTAACTAACAATAATTTGATGCATGATTTTCGTAAGTAAACAGCAAACTATAGACAAGGACAATGAAAGAGATAGGTGATTGAATTGAACTTGTTACGGGTTCTGTTTATATGCTTATTATTGGTCATAATGGCTACTTCAACGGCTAATGCTGAGGAGGAGTCGATTTATGACCAGCGTATGGCATTATTTAAAAAAATTGAAACATTAACACAAATACCGTGGTATTATTTTGCTGCTATCGACAATTATGAACGTAATATTAAAGATAGCAGTGAGCCTGAACAGGTAATTTCCATTACTATACCATCGGAAATTTGGTTCGGAATTGGCAATCCATCCTCTAATATAGATGAAAGAGCTATTTCACTTTTTAATGGAAGTGGAAGTGACGGAAATGGCGATGGACAAGCCGAT of Oceanobacillus zhaokaii contains these proteins:
- a CDS encoding HesB/IscA family protein, which codes for MVINLTDNACMQIREMMKEESADAVLRFGVRGGGCSGLSYSLGFDYEINNELDTVEEINGIPVAIFSQDIPVIEGTTIDFKQNMMGGGFSIDNPNAVLSCGCGSSFRTKENVGTPGDC
- a CDS encoding amidase; amino-acid sequence: MISNSIIDMDATEIAEKIKQGELTSVDTVKAYINHIKKVNPHINALVEERFSDALNEADELDRVSLNGKNAGPLHGVPISVKESFHVTNMKTTAGLVHRQDLISRDDAAVISRLKAKGAIILGKTNTPTLCFNQETENKLYGRTNNPWDVTKTAGGSSGGEGALLAVGGSAVGIASDIGGSIRIPAHFNGVVGFKPGMNQVSAEGHFPLPSNPIQERMFAVGPMGKSVRDMRWIYQIISDKPIRTKYLQSFKIEILPSNMGYPLSDTTKEILNEIEYLLEKSVSTKRTVPPFFDDTAQIWQDIISMGGSELLEQEAYSNDRSNIFKAFLREKLTQRTTIHPNLSRAIIASKMFKPSAKRIREVKEILQQGDIRLTDYMHNRILIFPIYHSSALKHGKVYQEIFSLRKTFLDVMPYVAYANVWGLPALSIPVGIDENNMPISIQLMSAIGNEDILFRLGRILEKKFKGYSRCKDFD
- a CDS encoding phosphatidylglycerophosphatase A family protein produces the protein MAENTSKSALEIKARELLKERGVELENIAELVYYLQSSYHDDLTMEECLHNVDRVLTKREVQNAVLTGIQLDILAEKKQLSEPLQTTIENDEGLYGVDEVIALSIVNVYGSIGFTNYGYIDKQKPGILKRLNDKSTGEVHTFLDDIIGAIAAAASSRLAHSNES
- a CDS encoding YutD family protein — its product is MIELHGKHYEIVENIKNGFQETALKERYSDILAKYDYIVGDWGYDQLRLKGFYRDRHPKAAIDMQINTLDDYLYEYCNFGCAYFVIKKVTK
- a CDS encoding 2-hydroxyacid dehydrogenase; translated protein: MEKQRIYITRSLDEAVIAPYANLFEIRMWEKEEEPVPREILLEEVKNADGLFCMLSDKIDDELLQHSSNLKVVSNLAVGYDNIDLDAAKKHGVIATNTPDVLTETTADLGFALLMATARRIVEANQYIKTNQWQNWAPYLLAGSDIHHKTIGIVGMGRIGEAIARRAKGFDMNILYHNRSRKPVAEKDLQATYVSFEQLIGEADFIVSVVPFTPETSKIFNEAAFEKMKQTAIFINISRGATVDEDALVEALRTNKIKAAGLDVFEVEPITNEHPLMQLDNAVCIPHIGSASEETRTEMIQLCMDNIAGVLNGTGAKTAIQ
- a CDS encoding DUF86 domain-containing protein, translating into MYFVDQSNIEETLLYMEKILDEVSRNNQFDSFKEKLSLERMIHMLIESIIDAGNMMIDGFIMRDPGGYEDIIDILVDEKVIPAEEEADYKTFIRLRKALIHEYRTIDHTMLRDVMLEKKETLQQFSVHVRSYLKNALEVANAFSNE
- a CDS encoding NAD(P)/FAD-dependent oxidoreductase; protein product: MHKPHVVIIGAGYGGIMTTVKLQKLFGKGQIRITLVNKEDYHYQTTWLHENAAGTLHHDRTRIPIKEVVNKDKVDFILDTVVSINPEEKKVKLENSELEYDMLVIGLGFEKTTFGIPGIDEHAFSIESINSARLIREHLEYNFANYHYDKEKDNARLNIVIGGGGFTGMEFAGELINRIPELSAEYDIEKALVRIIILEASSTVLQGFDPQLIEYAMTSLESRGVEFVTNAAIKECTSDSVIYEKDGKKCEIPTKTVIWSAGVQANGIVEQSGFETNRGKVEVRTDLRTPEFDDVFVVGDCAMVVDKETNRAFPPTAQIAIQQSSVIAQNIKALIEGKATEPFKAKSLGTVASLGHDDAIGVVLNNRKVFGWKASVMKKIIDNRYLFKLGGFGLVMKKGKFNFFY
- a CDS encoding TIGR01457 family HAD-type hydrolase is translated as MKNYKGYLIDLDGTMYRGTEPIEAAADFVRTLAEKNIPYLFVTNNSSKTSVDVSNKLNGMGILCTPNQVVTTSLATANFIKSKKEDARCYVIGEEGILSAIRDNGLTITDENPDYVIVGIDREISYEKYAKAVLAVRNGATFISTNSDVAIPTERGLLPGNGALTSVVTVSTGVAPIFIGKPESIIMEEALAILGLSKEETLMVGDNYNTDICAGINAGIDTLMVFTGVTPFEELPNLEKQPVYHVHSLREWIEYV
- a CDS encoding NifU family protein; translated protein: MQEQVQEVLNKLRPFLLRDGGDVELIDVDDEGIVLLRLMGACGNCPSSTITLKAGIERALMAEVPGVKEIEQVF
- a CDS encoding NAD(P)/FAD-dependent oxidoreductase, whose protein sequence is MSEKVYDITIIGAGPIGLFTAFYGGMRQASVKIIESLPQIGGQLSALYPEKDIYDIAGFPKVRAQDLVDNLEKQANLFDPTIVLNQAIEAVERMEDYSFKLTSNTGELHYTKTIIITAGNGAFQPRRLNIGNSEQFEGNNLHYYVKDMNQFKDQHVALLGGGDSAVDWALMLEPIAAKVTLIHRRDQFRAHEHSVAKLQDSSVNIVTPFVPTEIMTTDKIEGLILEEVKGERKIELEVDSILCNYGFISTLGPIKDWGLEIEKNSIVVNSKMETNIPGIYAAGDICTYEGKVKLIATGFGEGPTAVNHAKQYIDPKARLQPKHSSDMDLPV